The Pseudodesulfovibrio cashew genomic sequence AAAGAGGAATTGGGAGGTAGTCGCCGGTCAATTCATCAAGCAACAGGAGCAGCAGCTCGGTATCCGTGACCGCAAGGAGATCGTCCTCCTCGAGCACGTGCCCCCCGATGGAGGAGCCTGCCGCTCCGCCCGTGGCGAAGGAGAGGCCCGTTACGGGGCTCGGCGCGATCAGGTTGGCCGTGGACGTCACTGCTCCGGTGGTGGGGTCCAGCCCATAGAGGATCGGATCGTTTCCCGCCGCGTACAGGCTGCCCCCGGAGTTGAAGGCCAACCCGCCGAGAGAAGATATCTGGTCGCCGTTGTTGGTAACCGTTCCTATTGTATAGTGTGAAACCGGACCAATCAATCTGACGAGCTCATTGACAAGGTTCAGTCCGTAGATTTCGGAGTTGTAGGCCGCCAATCCCTGGAAGGAGTCGCCCGTGTAGTAAGGGCTGGACGGACTTGCGTCGGTCTGCATTTCGTAGGTTGCGCTTACTGGTGCGCCTGTCGCTATTGGGGCCGATCCATAGAGCACCGCGCCGTGCGCTGTGGAAGCGAGTAGCGGAATCAGAATCAGTGCGAGAAGAATCGGCAGACGGAAAGATAGAGTTTTCATGGTTCCCTCCCGGGTTCTTCGTTTAGGATTCTTGATGCAATAAGTATACAAACTTTATCTTGACGAATTATAAGGGAAAAATTTTCCATCCCACTTTTTTTTGTAAAGAAATATAAACGAAGTGTCGGATAGGATTACATGCGGGAAGCAGAAAGGCGGGCTTCGGCGGATTGCGCCGGAGGGATTCATGAATTTGTTTCGGTCCGAAAGGGTCGGAAAAGAGTGGAGCCCGTCGGGTCTTCCGGCGGGCTCCTCAATGGTCAGGAATGATCCTGCGAGGGCGGGGTGTCGTTGGAGACGATGAAGTATTCATCCCACAGTGGCATATCGGCTCCCGCGTGGGGATCGTTGTCCGAGTCTGGCTGGTCCGGCGTTTCGGCTTCAAGCCAAAAGACGTCGGCCAGCAGGAATTGTATTTCGGCCATCGTCAGGATGGCGCTTCCGGTGATGTCTTCGCTCATGGCAGCCTCCAGGGCTGAAAGTGCGTAACGGCATCATCTCCTCCTACTCTTAACAACGGTCCGGCACGGCAAAAGGTTACAAAAAATAAAAGGCGCGTTCCGAGGAACGCGCCTTTGAGTGGAAACCGGACACCCGATAGCAACCGATACCGCTGCTTCCTTTCGGACCTGACGGGGTTCTCAGCGCGACCGCCGTCCGGCTTCCCTCCAAAATGGGAATACCGTTCCTACAGCGTAACAGGGGGGTTCGTCAACCTTCCTTGTGGGTTTTGGGCCAATAAGGCGTCTTCGGTTGACATGGTACGGAAATTCCGCCACGCCACAGCCATGTATATGGAGCGAATTCCGCAATTCATCGAGCGGCAGTTCATCGGCATCGCTGTTGTCCTGTCCTGTGTGGCCCTGGCCTATCCTCCTTCCTTCACCTGGGTAAAGCCGCATATTCCCCTCGGCCTGGGGATCATCATGTTCGGCATGGGGCTCACTCTGGAGTTCGAGGACTTCCGCGAAATCCTCAGGAAGTGGCCCCTGGTGTGCTTCGGTATGGTCATGCAGTATTTGATCATGCCCCTGCTGGCCGTGGGCATCTCCTTTGCCTTGGGGCTTCCTGCGGAGGCGCTCATCGGCATGGTCGTGGTCGGCGCCTGCCCTGGCGGCACGGCCTCCAACGTCATCACCTACCTCGCCAGGGCCAACGTGCCGCTCTCGGTGACCATGACGCTGGCCTCCACCTGTCTGGCTCCCCTGTTGACCCCGTCGATCATCTACCTCGTGTTGGAGAGGCGGATCGACATCGATTTCGGTTCCATGGTCGCCTCGGTCTTCTGGATCGTGGTCTTCCCGCTAGTGGACGGGCTGGTCTTGCGGCGGCTTTTCCGCAAACGGCTGGAGCCTTTTTTGCGCTACTTTCCTTCCCTTTCCATCCTGGTCATTGCCTTGCTCATCGCCTGCATCATCGGGTTGAACCAGCAGACCCTGCTGGCTTTTCCCGTGCTGGTTCTCGTTGCCGTGGCTTTGCACAACGGTCTTGGCCTTGCCATGGGGTACGGACTGGCGCGACTTGCCCGCTGCTCCAGGCGCGACGCACGCACCCTGGCCATTGAGGTCGGCATGCAGAACTCCGGACTGGGCGTGGCCCTGGCGGTCAAGTACTTCGGTGCGGCCAGCGCCTTGCCAGGAGCCTTGTTCAGCCTGTGGCACAACCTCTCGGGCGTCTGGCTGGCCCGTCGCTGGCGCAACACGCCGAATTCATAGAATCCATTCTTCTCAGGTGTGCTATCAAAAAAAGCTTTGCGCTTGACAGGTGTTACCGTTTTGATATGAGTATGCATCAATTGGTTATGAAACCCTGACAAGTGCTATTCACGAGGAGTGTGTGATGAAAGCGAGAGCGTTGCTTTTGGCATTGGTGTTGACTGTACTGGGGAGCACGGCGGCCTGGGCGCATTTCGGGATGCTCATCCCGGATACGGACGAGTTGGATCAGGACAAGCGGACGGTCAACCTGACCCTGTCCTTTTCTCATCCCTTCGAGATGGTAGGGATGAATCTGGAAAAGCCCGCCGAATTTTTTGTCGTGGCCAACGGTGAAGACAAGACCGACCTCAAGGCCTCCCTCAAGGAATGCAAGGTCATGGATCACATGGCCTGGCAGACCCAGTTCACCCCGCGCCGTCCCGGCTTGTACGCTTTCGTGTTTGATCCGGTCCCCTACAAGGAGGATGCGGAGAACAACTACATCCGTCATATCACCAAAGTCGTGATCGACGCCTACGGCGAAGGCGAGGAGTGGAACAAGCCTCTCGGCCTGAAGACCGAGATCGTGCCCCTTACCAGGCCCTTCGGCAACTACGCCGGCAATGTCTTCCAGGGCATCGTCATGCTCGACGGCAAGCCCGCTCCCTACACCCGCGTCGAGGTGGAGTACTACAACAAGGATGGCAAGCGGACCGCTCCCAACGAGCGCATGGTCACTCAGGAGGTGATGGCCGACGGCAATGGCGTGTTCACCTTCGCCTGTCCCTGGAAAGGGTGGTGGGGGTTTGCCGGCCTTAACGCCGACAGCCAGCCGTATGAAGGCCGCGAGCTGGAATTGGGCGCAGTCATCTGGGTGGAAATGCGTTAAGTACTGGATTACCGATAGCAAATCAGGCCTTCGGCTCGCGCCGGAGGCCTTTTTCTGTGGTGAGCCTGACCACGGGCAGCGGAGGCCGACGCCAGTACTCTAAGAATGCGGCTGGGCGGCTCGCTCTTCCTCGCCGGTCTGCTTGGCCGCCTCGCGGGCTCGCATCAATTCCAGAATCGGAGTAACGAATTCATCCGGGAAGGCGCCGAACATGGCCCCGAGAAATGATCCGGTCATGGAACCGATGACCAGGTTGGCTCCGTTGTCCGAGTTGGCGATCTGCCAGAGTACCCCCAGCACCGAACCGAGAAACGCGCCCATGGTCCACCCGTCGTTGTTCACGCCGCGATAAGGGGGCATGCCGCGCCATGTGCGGAAGAGGTCCTTGAAGAAAAAGCCCGTGAATCCGCCGGTGAAAGCCGCCACCAATGTGAGCATCATGCCGGGGAACATGGTGTGCAGGGTGAGTCCCTGGCGCAGGGAGCCCTCAAGGACTCCGGCAAATCCGCCGACCAGGATCATGGCGTGAAAATTCTTTTCCTTGATGTCCAGTTTCGGAAGCATGGCATTCTCGCTGTTGGGCGGGAAGTAATTTCCCCGCAGGAGATGTTTTGCCAGAACCGTGCCGCTTTCTTCCCGTTTTTCAGGGCAGAGTGTTAAACATCGTTTTTAAACACTCGTTTCAATTAAAAGTTATATTTACACAAAGTTACGCTTGGGTTATGCATTTTGCGTTTGTGCAAATATTAACTGAGTGGTCCCGCAGCGACGCAGTTCGCTGAATCTGGGAGGGTGAAGGGATCGCTGAAAGCCGGTTGTCGCAGTGTCGGCGGCAGCCCAATGGGGGAAGGATGAAACGTGCGTCCATATTCTTTTTTTGTGCTCTTTTTCTGAGCCTGACCGCCACCGCCGCTTATGCGGGAGGATTCGCTCTTTATGAGTGGAGCAGCCGCGGCGTGGCCATGGGTACCACCGGGTACGCCTTTGCCGGGGACGCATCGGTCGTCGCCACCAACCCGGCGCTCATGACCAAGCTGGAAGGCGGTCATGTCCTTGGCGGCTTCACGCTGATTTCTCCGCAATCCACCGTCGTGGTAGATGGAGACAAGAACAAGACAAAGGCCAACATCCACGTGGTGCCGCATGCGTATTACACGCAGCAGATGGGCTCCAATGAGGATGTCTGGCTCGGTTTCGGCCTGTTTACCCGCTACGGATTGGGCACCGAATACGATCACGACTGGATTGGCAAGGGCAGCCTGCAGCAGGTCCTGCTCGAATCCATCTCCTTCAACCCCAACATTGCTTTCAAGCTCACTGACAACCTCTCTCTCGCTGTTGGTGTAGAGGTGCTCAAGGGCGGCATCAAGATCAAGCGGAATATCAACATCCTCGGTACCGATTACCAGATCGACGCCGATACGGAAGGGTATGCTTTCGGCGGCAACCTCGCTCTGCATTATGACGTCAATGACCAGTGGGCGCTCGGTCTCACCTACCGCGCCCCCATGAAGATGTATACCTCCGGCTCTGCCTGGAACCAACGTTCCGGAGCTTCCACCCAAGACGATCAGGATATTCACGCCACACTTCCCGGCAGCTACACATTTGCCGTGGGGTATCAGCCCATGGATGAGTGGACTTGGGAGTTCGACGTGGTGCATACCCGTTGGGAACACACCGACAAGATGGTTTATGAGGGCGCGGTACTGAACTCGGAAACCCCGCTGCACTACAAGAACACCTGGCGCTTCCAGCTTGGAACCGAGTACTGGCTCAAGCAGTGGCTGGCGCTTCGTTTCGGTTACATCTACGACCAGACTCCCACCCGCGCTGGCGACGCCTCCTTCATGCTGCCCGCCAATGACCGGCAGTTGTATTCGACCGGTCTGGGCTTCAAGTGGGACAAATGGACCGCTGACTGGTCCTTCATGTACGTTTCCGCCAAGAGCCGTCACGACCTGGGCATTGATGATCCCAACGTTCCCGGCGGCGCCGATTGGGATGTTGATTTCAAGGACGGCAAGACCTGGGTAACCGGCGTCTCTCTCGGCTACAGCTTCTAAGCGGGCCGACTCCTGCGAATACAAGGCCCCTGCCTCGGCAGGGGCCTTTTGTTTTAATGGTATCTCCTCGTCCGCGCTGCCTCACTCTCATCGGGAAGTTGACAGGATGTCTTCTCCTGGGAGAGGGTGTTTTCGCGCGATCAGGCGCAAAGGAGCGCGAATGATTACCCTGTCCAATCTCGATTTTCAGTACCCGTCCGGCGGCGGGGTGCTCTCCTCTGTTTCCCTGTCCGTGGGGCGGGGCGAGTTGGTCGGGTTGGTGGGCGCCAACGGGAGCGGCAAATCAACGCTGCTCTCCCTGGTGGCCGGACTCTATTCGCCCTCCTCAGGCAGCCTCTCGGTGGGAGGGGTGGAGAGTCCCGGAGACGAGAAGGGCATCCGGGCTCGTTGCCGCATGGTCATGCAGGACGCCGACCTTCAGATTCTCGGCGGCACAGTGGAAGAGGATCTGCTCCTGGGCAGGAGGCGTACAGAGGATGCAGTCGCCGCAGCTCATACCATGGCTGCCCGCTTTCATCTTCTGGACGTCTGGGACAGGCCGGTGCAAACCCTGTCCTGGGGCATGAAGCGCAAGCTCTGCCTCGCCGCCGCCCTGCTTGATGGCCCGGAGGTCCTGCTGCTGGACGAGCCGTTCAGCGGACTCGACTATCCCGGCATGACAGAGATGCGCCGTCTGCTCGTAGAGAGCCGGGATGCCGGGCTGACCCAGCTGGTTTCTTCCCATGATCTCGAGTGCATGGTGGATCTGGTTGATGCTCTGGTGGTGCTCGACGGCGGCAGGGTGGCCCTTGCCGGTCCGCCGGAGGAAGTTCTGGACCATGTCCGGGATCACGCCGTACGCCCCCCGTGCTCGTGGAGTACCGGGCTGGGGATCAAGCCATGGGGCGGAGGCCGATGATGGTTCGGGCGGCCGCCATGGCCGGAGAGCTGGACCCGCGCCTGAAGGTGGGGCTCACCCTGGTGCTGGGACCGTTATTCTGGGCCGCATCTCCCTGGCCTCTGAGTGCCTGCCTTCTGGCATTGTCATGGTTTGTCGTCGGACTGGTTGCCGCTCGCCCCATGGAGGGGCGCATGATCCGCAGTCTGTTTTTTTTCCTCCTTTTCTGGGTCGTCATGAAGGGCGCGCTCGATGCCTTTTTCGGCCTTCCCCTGGCTCAAGTCGTCCTCTCGGCCCTGCTGCTAGGTCTGCGGCTGGCCGCTTTGATTTCGCTTGGGTTGTGTCTCGCCCTGTCTACCTCATCCCGCTCTCTGGGCTTGGCCCTTTCCTGGGCTTTGCGCCCTTTCCTGGGCCGAGAGCGCGCGTGGCAGGTGGCGCTCTCCCTGGCCCTCATGGTCCATTTCCTGCCTCTGTGCCTTTCTTCCCTCGCTCAGATAAAGGAAACCCTCGGTCTTCGCTGGCCAGGGTGTCCGCTCTGGCGGCGCATGCAGCTCATTCCCCAGGCCTTTCTCCGCGTTCTGGGGCAGAAGACATGGAATCAGACCCTGGCAGTTGCCGGTCGGGGGCTGGACAGCCATGAGGCCTGGGTGCCCGATTTCACCTGGAGCGGACTGGATACGCTCGTCGCTCTTTGCGGTTGCGCCGTCGTCGCCATTCTGTTCGCCGTTTGATCCTCACAACTGACATTTTCCCATACGGGAAGTGAACGTATTAATTTCTAACGGTATTGACGCAGACTTTTGTCCTGCCTTAGGCTGTTGCGGACTCCGTGCCGTTTTTTGCGTGAACAGCGAGGTAGATATGACACAGCCGGTACAGATGATGGAATCCGGGGAAGCCCGGGAGTACATGAACAGGCACAAGCCCGAAGAGTATTTCCTGCTGGATGTCCGGCAGGACTGGGAATATGAGGAATTTCACATCCCGGGCGCGCGGCTCATTCCTTTGGCCGAATTGCCGGATCGGTTGGACGAAGTGGACCGCAGCAAGCCGGTGCTCGTCTACTGTCTTTCCGGCGGGCGCAGTTCCGCCGCAGCCGGGTTGCTTAATGGACAGGGATTCGACCCCGTCTACAACCTGGTGGGTGGAGCCATGGCCTGGCAGGGGCACACCGCCTTCGGCCCAATTGAGCTCGGCATGGCCGTGATCACCGGGGATGAGGCCCCGGTGGAGGTGATCATCAAGGCCTACGCCATGGAGAGCTCGCTCCAGGAATTCTATCTGCACCGCGCCGACGTCGCCGAGACTCTGGAGCGCATCGAACTGTTCCAGAAACTGGCCGGGTTCGAGGACCGGCACAAGGACGTCCTCTACAATCATTACACCAGGATAGTCGGAGACAAGGTCCCGCGCGGGATGGTCGAGGACGTGGCTCTGGGCAAGGCAGGCAATGAAGTGGAAGGAGGAGTTGACCTTGAGGCTTTCCTTGAGGAATACGCCCCGGCCTTCGAGGGCGACAAGGGCGTGCTCGAGATGGCGGCCATGATCGAGGCCCAGGCCCTGGACTACTACCTTCGTTGCGCCGCTCGGGCGGAGAATCCCGAGACAAGGGACATCCTTCAGCAACTGGCCCGCGAGGAAAAGGCCCACCTTCGTCTGGTGGGCAAGTATTTCGACGATATGGGCGCAGTTTCGGATTAGCCCGTCTCGAGCTTTTTCGAAAGCGTGAGGACGCGGGCGTTGGGGATGACAATGCCCAGGATGATCAGCGCCGCGCCGCCAATCTGCAACAACACCACGTTTTCATTCAGAAACGCAGCAGCCGCAGCAAGAGTGACCACGGGTTCCACGGTGGAGAAAATGCAAGCGTACGCGCTGCCTACCTTTTCTATGGCGAGATAGAGCAGACTCACCGCTATGACGCCGGGGACCACGCCCAGGGCGAACCCGATGGCGAAGGTTTTCGGCGTCAACTCCAGCCAACCGCCGGGATTGCCTGTCAGGGTGAAGGAGATGGCGGCGAAGGAGATGACGTACACGGTGGCGGTTAGCGGCCGGATTCCTTTGAGCAGTATCTGCACCAGAATCAGATAGATGGAAAAAAAGATCATGGCTCCGGTGGCGTAGAGCAGACCGGCAGGGTCGACGGCCTTGAGAAAGGCGTCATAGAACACCAGGCAGCAGCCACCCATCACCAGGCCGAGGGAGAGTCCCACCACGCGGTCCGGTTTCATCTTCAGCAGCCAGATGGACAGCAGGGTGACGGTCACCGGGTGCACGTAGAGCACCAGGGCGGTGGTAGACGCCGGGATGGTCGCCAGCGCCTGCACGAAGCAGCTGGTCTGGAGCCAATAGACCACAAGGCCCAGGAAGGCGCACGCGGCCAGTCCCTTGCGGGAGATGACGAGTAGTCGCCTGTCCTTGACGAGCAGGGCGGCGAACAGGATGACCGCCGCGTAGGTGAAG encodes the following:
- a CDS encoding energy-coupling factor transporter transmembrane protein EcfT; protein product: MVRAAAMAGELDPRLKVGLTLVLGPLFWAASPWPLSACLLALSWFVVGLVAARPMEGRMIRSLFFFLLFWVVMKGALDAFFGLPLAQVVLSALLLGLRLAALISLGLCLALSTSSRSLGLALSWALRPFLGRERAWQVALSLALMVHFLPLCLSSLAQIKETLGLRWPGCPLWRRMQLIPQAFLRVLGQKTWNQTLAVAGRGLDSHEAWVPDFTWSGLDTLVALCGCAVVAILFAV
- a CDS encoding bile acid:sodium symporter family protein, encoding MVRKFRHATAMYMERIPQFIERQFIGIAVVLSCVALAYPPSFTWVKPHIPLGLGIIMFGMGLTLEFEDFREILRKWPLVCFGMVMQYLIMPLLAVGISFALGLPAEALIGMVVVGACPGGTASNVITYLARANVPLSVTMTLASTCLAPLLTPSIIYLVLERRIDIDFGSMVASVFWIVVFPLVDGLVLRRLFRKRLEPFLRYFPSLSILVIALLIACIIGLNQQTLLAFPVLVLVAVALHNGLGLAMGYGLARLARCSRRDARTLAIEVGMQNSGLGVALAVKYFGAASALPGALFSLWHNLSGVWLARRWRNTPNS
- a CDS encoding PEP-CTERM sorting domain-containing protein, whose product is MKTLSFRLPILLALILIPLLASTAHGAVLYGSAPIATGAPVSATYEMQTDASPSSPYYTGDSFQGLAAYNSEIYGLNLVNELVRLIGPVSHYTIGTVTNNGDQISSLGGLAFNSGGSLYAAGNDPILYGLDPTTGAVTSTANLIAPSPVTGLSFATGGAAGSSIGGHVLEEDDLLAVTDTELLLLLLDELTGDYLPIPLWQMPGLSSIAFDDDGRLYVGTSTGLMEWDFGTNTLGSVEVPGPGLDLPAATFTGLTSMGTPLATPEPSTFLLLGTALIGLYGLRRRF
- a CDS encoding OmpP1/FadL family transporter; its protein translation is MKRASIFFFCALFLSLTATAAYAGGFALYEWSSRGVAMGTTGYAFAGDASVVATNPALMTKLEGGHVLGGFTLISPQSTVVVDGDKNKTKANIHVVPHAYYTQQMGSNEDVWLGFGLFTRYGLGTEYDHDWIGKGSLQQVLLESISFNPNIAFKLTDNLSLAVGVEVLKGGIKIKRNINILGTDYQIDADTEGYAFGGNLALHYDVNDQWALGLTYRAPMKMYTSGSAWNQRSGASTQDDQDIHATLPGSYTFAVGYQPMDEWTWEFDVVHTRWEHTDKMVYEGAVLNSETPLHYKNTWRFQLGTEYWLKQWLALRFGYIYDQTPTRAGDASFMLPANDRQLYSTGLGFKWDKWTADWSFMYVSAKSRHDLGIDDPNVPGGADWDVDFKDGKTWVTGVSLGYSF
- a CDS encoding rhodanese-like domain-containing protein, whose translation is MTQPVQMMESGEAREYMNRHKPEEYFLLDVRQDWEYEEFHIPGARLIPLAELPDRLDEVDRSKPVLVYCLSGGRSSAAAGLLNGQGFDPVYNLVGGAMAWQGHTAFGPIELGMAVITGDEAPVEVIIKAYAMESSLQEFYLHRADVAETLERIELFQKLAGFEDRHKDVLYNHYTRIVGDKVPRGMVEDVALGKAGNEVEGGVDLEAFLEEYAPAFEGDKGVLEMAAMIEAQALDYYLRCAARAENPETRDILQQLAREEKAHLRLVGKYFDDMGAVSD
- a CDS encoding DUF4198 domain-containing protein, which translates into the protein MKARALLLALVLTVLGSTAAWAHFGMLIPDTDELDQDKRTVNLTLSFSHPFEMVGMNLEKPAEFFVVANGEDKTDLKASLKECKVMDHMAWQTQFTPRRPGLYAFVFDPVPYKEDAENNYIRHITKVVIDAYGEGEEWNKPLGLKTEIVPLTRPFGNYAGNVFQGIVMLDGKPAPYTRVEVEYYNKDGKRTAPNERMVTQEVMADGNGVFTFACPWKGWWGFAGLNADSQPYEGRELELGAVIWVEMR
- a CDS encoding energy-coupling factor ABC transporter ATP-binding protein, whose translation is MITLSNLDFQYPSGGGVLSSVSLSVGRGELVGLVGANGSGKSTLLSLVAGLYSPSSGSLSVGGVESPGDEKGIRARCRMVMQDADLQILGGTVEEDLLLGRRRTEDAVAAAHTMAARFHLLDVWDRPVQTLSWGMKRKLCLAAALLDGPEVLLLDEPFSGLDYPGMTEMRRLLVESRDAGLTQLVSSHDLECMVDLVDALVVLDGGRVALAGPPEEVLDHVRDHAVRPPCSWSTGLGIKPWGGGR
- a CDS encoding DMT family transporter → MLRGLIYALLSATAFGCMAILVKLGYQAGMTGSEMMQYRFTYAAVILFAALLVKDRRLLVISRKGLAACAFLGLVVYWLQTSCFVQALATIPASTTALVLYVHPVTVTLLSIWLLKMKPDRVVGLSLGLVMGGCCLVFYDAFLKAVDPAGLLYATGAMIFFSIYLILVQILLKGIRPLTATVYVISFAAISFTLTGNPGGWLELTPKTFAIGFALGVVPGVIAVSLLYLAIEKVGSAYACIFSTVEPVVTLAAAAAFLNENVVLLQIGGAALIILGIVIPNARVLTLSKKLETG